One genomic region from Hoeflea algicola encodes:
- a CDS encoding electron transfer flavoprotein subunit alpha/FixB family protein → MAILIIAEHDHASLSDQTAKAVSAATQIGGDVHVLVAGKDAKAAADAAAKLDGVSKVLHAEGDEYANRLAEPLAALAVSLAGDYDTLMAPATTSGKNVMPRIAALLDVMQISDIIEVISADTFKRPIYAGNALQTVRSTDAKRVITVRTASFSAAGEGGSASVESISAAGDPGLSSFVKDAIATSDRPELTSAKIIISGGRALGSSEKFQSVILPVADKLGAAVGASRAAVDAGYAPNDWQVGQTGKVVAPDLYIACGISGAIQHLAGMKDSKVIVAINKDEEAPIFQVADYGLVADLFEALPELEKAL, encoded by the coding sequence ATGGCCATTCTCATTATTGCCGAACACGATCACGCCTCGCTGTCCGACCAGACCGCCAAGGCCGTCAGTGCCGCCACCCAGATCGGTGGCGACGTCCATGTCCTGGTTGCAGGCAAGGATGCCAAGGCAGCAGCCGATGCCGCCGCCAAGCTCGATGGCGTATCCAAGGTGCTGCACGCCGAGGGTGACGAATATGCCAACCGGCTTGCCGAACCGCTGGCAGCGCTGGCTGTTTCGCTTGCCGGCGACTACGACACGCTGATGGCACCCGCCACCACGTCGGGCAAGAACGTCATGCCCCGGATCGCAGCACTTCTCGATGTCATGCAGATTTCCGACATCATTGAGGTTATTTCGGCTGACACCTTCAAGCGGCCGATCTATGCCGGCAACGCGCTGCAGACCGTGCGCTCGACCGATGCCAAGCGTGTCATCACCGTGCGCACCGCCTCCTTCTCCGCCGCTGGCGAAGGCGGATCGGCTTCGGTTGAAAGCATCAGCGCTGCGGGTGATCCCGGCCTGTCATCCTTCGTCAAGGATGCGATTGCCACCAGCGACCGCCCCGAGCTGACGTCGGCGAAGATCATCATTTCCGGTGGTCGCGCGCTTGGCTCCTCGGAGAAGTTCCAGAGCGTCATCCTTCCCGTGGCTGACAAACTTGGTGCCGCTGTTGGTGCGTCGCGCGCAGCTGTTGATGCGGGCTATGCCCCCAACGACTGGCAGGTCGGCCAGACCGGCAAGGTTGTTGCGCCTGATCTCTACATTGCCTGCGGTATTTCCGGTGCCATCCAGCACCTGGCCGGCATGAAGGATTCCAAGGTTATTGTTGCCATCAACAAGGACGAGGAAGCGCCGATCTTCCAGGTCGCCGACTACGGCCTGGTTGCCGATCTGTTCGAGGCTCTGCCCGAACTTGAAAAGGCGCTGTGA